Proteins co-encoded in one Centropristis striata isolate RG_2023a ecotype Rhode Island chromosome 24, C.striata_1.0, whole genome shotgun sequence genomic window:
- the LOC131962596 gene encoding interferon-induced protein 44-like — protein MGGVFFSQPWRNLPEDKQEDLAFVKNYQPRNKRAKYLRILLYGPVGAGKSSFINSVDSILQGRITWQAETDASSGSSFTRKYKTYKIHKGPDDYYSFVFNDTMGFENYANTGVLVGDVKLALKGHVEEGYKFSPSQKLMEGDKGYRSAPTLDDKVHVLVCVFPVGSVSLISEEVVKKLREVRRAASHMGIPELAILTNVDKACPKTNRNIKDAYKSQYLKQQVDAFSLLLDIPQDCIFLVKNYGSDGNMNDDNDALILSPLRQMITFGEDFLNDL, from the exons ATGGGAGGAG TATTTTTCAGTCAGCCATGGAGGAATCTACCAGA GGACAAGCAGGAAGACCTCGCTTTTGTGAAAAACTACCAACCTCGAAACAAAAGAGCCAAATATCTCAGGATTCTGCTATATGGACCAGTCGGTGCCGGCAAGTCCAGTTTCATCAACTCTGTGGACAGTATCTTACAAGGCAGAATTACCTGGCAAGCTGAAACAGATGCATCATCTGGGAGCAGCTTCACCAGAAAA TACAAAACGTACAAAATCCATAAAGGTCCAGACGACTATTATTCTTTCGTTTTCAATGACACCATGGGCTTTGAGAACTATGCCAACACTGGTGTTCTTGTTGGAGACGTCAAACTGGCCCTGAAAGGACATGTGGAAGAGGGTTACAAG TTCTCTCCCAGCCAGAAACTGATGGAGGGTGATAAAGGTTACAGGTCAGCTCCCACTCTGGACGACAAAGTTCACGTTCTGgtttgtgtgtttcctgtcGGCTCAGTATCTTTAATAAGTGAAGAAGTTGTGAAGAAGTTGAGAGAAGTCAGACGCGCAGCCAGTCACATGG GAATTCCTGAACTGGCTATTCTCACCAATGTGGATAAAGCCTGTCCTAAAACCAACAGAAATATAAAGGATGCCTATAAGAGCCAGTACCTGAAGCAACAG GTCGATGCATTCAGCTTGTTGCTGGATATTCCACAGGACTGCATCTTCCTCGTGAAGAACTATGGTTCAGATGGAAACATGAATGATGACAATGATGCGCTGATACTGAGTCCACTGAGACAGATGATCACATTTGGAGAAGACTTCCTCAATGACCTGTAG
- the LOC131962963 gene encoding interferon-induced protein 44-like, which translates to MSTYVICSSAFLSQPWRALPKDKQEDLTFVKNYQPRNKGANHLRILLYGPVGAGKSSFINSVDSILQGRITGRAETDAISGNSFTKNYTIYKFDKGPDDYYNFVFNDIMGFENNANAGVLVEDIKLALKGHVEDDYKFSPSQKLKEGDGGYRSSPTLDDKVHVLVSVIPANKVSLIKEDKFVEKMREVRLAASDMGIPQLAILTKVDEACPETRKNITNAYYSKYLKEQVDTFSLLLGIPQSSIFLVKNYGPDPIVDDDKNLLILSALRQMITFGEDFLNHL; encoded by the exons ATGTCAACATATGTTATATGTTCTTCAGCATTTCTCAGTCAGCCATGGAGGGCTCTACCAAA GGACAAGCAGGAAGACCTCACTTTTGTGAAAAACTACCAACCTCGAAACAAAGGAGCAAACCATCTCAGGATTCTGCTATATGGACCAGTCGGTGCCGGCAAGTCCAGTTTCATCAACTCTGTGGACAGTATCTTACAAGGCAGAATTACCGGTCGAGCTGAAACAGATGCAATCTCTGGGAACAGCTTCACCAAAAAT TACACAATTTACAAATTCGATAAAGGTCCAGACGActattataattttgttttcaatgacATCATGGGCTTTGAGAACAATGCCAATGCTGGTGTTCTTGTGGAAGACATCAAACTGGCCCTGAAAGGACATGTGGAAGACGATTACAAG TTCTCTCCCAGCCAGAAACTGAAGGAGGGTGATGGAGGTTACAGGTCATCTCCCACTCTGGACGACAAAGTTCACGTTCTGGTTTCTGTGATTCCTGCCAACAAAGTATCTTTAATAAAAGAAGACAAATTTGTGGAGAAGATGAGAGAAGTCAGACTCGCAGCAAGTGACATGG GAATTCCCCAACTGGCTATTCTCACCAAAGTGGATGAAGCCTGTCCTGAAACCaggaaaaatataacaaatgcctATTACAGCAAGTATCTGAAGGAACAG GTCGACACATTCAGCTTGTTGCTGGGTATTCCACAGAGCTCCATCTTCCTCGTGAAGAACTATGGTCCAGATCCAATAGTGGATGATGACAAGAATCTGCTGATACTGAGCGCACTGAGACAGATGATCACATTTGGAGAAGACTTCCTCAACCACCTGTAG
- the LOC131963073 gene encoding interferon-induced protein 44-like, with translation MSTYVICSSVFLSQPWRALPKDKQEDLTFVKNYQPRNKGANHLRILLYGPVGAGKSSFINSVDSILQGRITGRAETDAISGNSFTKNYTIYKFDKGPDDYYNFVFNDIMGFENNANTGVLVEDIKLALKGHVEDDYKFSPSQKLKEGDGGYRSSPTLGDKVHVLVSVIPANKVPLIKEDKFVEKMREVRLAASDMGIPQLAILTKVDEACPETRKNITNAYYSKYLKEQVDTFSLLLGIPQSSIFLVKNYGPDPIVDDDKNPLILSALRQMITFGEDFLNHL, from the exons ATGTCAACATATGTTATATGTTCTTCAGTATTTCTCAGTCAGCCATGGAGGGCTCTACCAAA GGACAAGCAGGAAGACCTCACTTTTGTGAAAAACTACCAACCTCGAAACAAAGGAGCAAACCATCTCAGGATTCTGCTATATGGACCAGTCGGTGCTGGCAAGTCCAGTTTCATCAACTCTGTGGACAGTATCTTACAAGGCAGAATTACCGGTCGAGCTGAAACAGATGCAATCTCTGGGAACAGCTTCACCAAAAAT TACACAATTTACAAATTCGATAAAGGTCCAGACGActattataattttgttttcaatgacATCATGGGCTTTGAGAACAATGCCAACACTGGTGTTCTTGTGGAAGACATCAAACTGGCCCTGAAAGGACATGTGGAAGACGATTACAAG TTCTCTCCCAGCCAGAAACTGAAGGAGGGTGATGGAGGTTACAGGTCATCTCCCACTCTGGGCGACAAAGTTCACGTTCTGGTTTCTGTGATTCCTGCCAACAAAGTACCTTTAATAAAAGAAGACAAATTTGTGGAGAAGATGAGAGAAGTCAGACTCGCAGCAAGTGACATGG GAATTCCCCAACTGGCTATTCTCACCAAAGTGGATGAAGCCTGTCCTGAAACCaggaaaaatataacaaatgcctATTACAGCAAGTACCTGAAGGAACAG GTCGACACATTCAGCTTGTTGCTGGGTATTCCACAGAGCTCCATCTTCCTCGTGAAGAACTATGGTCCAGATCCAATCGTGGATGATGACAAGAATCCGCTGATACTCAGCGCACTGAGACAGATGATCACATTTGGAGAAGACTTCCTCAACCACCTGTAG